Proteins from a single region of Candidatus Binatia bacterium:
- a CDS encoding PQQ-binding-like beta-propeller repeat protein: MRTRWLVSMSLALAVAGCSSNGGGFGENLALPTLGTANARATGPIGASSRSVSWPEFGFIPAGGRLNPHERILSSRNVHRLRKRWSFITGCVGSICGVDSSPAVANGVIYIGSYDGNVYALDAATGAKRWSFLTGDRVFSSPAVVNGVVYVGALDHNVYALNAATGAKVWSYTTGYDVASSPAVANGVVYIGSEDGNIYALNATTGAKLWSFATHLGTDSSPALANGMLYVGSAEGNVYALNAANGSKVWSFPTGGNVESSPAVANGLVYFGSSDGNVYALNAATGAKVWSFPASDYVNASPAVANGAVYAGSIDGNVYALKAATGAKLWSYNTGNLVFSSAAVAHGVVYVGSENGVVYAFRAATGTKLWSYRTGERVFSSPSVANGMVYVGSADLHVYAFGL, encoded by the coding sequence ATGAGAACGCGATGGCTGGTCTCGATGTCGCTTGCGCTCGCCGTGGCAGGATGCTCGTCCAACGGCGGCGGCTTCGGAGAAAACCTCGCACTGCCCACGCTCGGCACCGCCAATGCACGCGCAACCGGTCCGATCGGCGCATCGAGCCGTTCGGTTAGCTGGCCGGAGTTCGGCTTTATCCCTGCCGGCGGCAGGTTAAACCCCCACGAGCGGATTCTGTCGTCCCGCAACGTGCACCGGCTGCGCAAGCGGTGGTCATTCATCACGGGCTGCGTCGGCTCGATCTGCGGCGTGGACTCGTCGCCCGCGGTGGCCAACGGGGTGATCTACATCGGCTCGTATGACGGCAACGTCTACGCCCTCGACGCCGCCACCGGAGCCAAGCGCTGGTCGTTCCTTACGGGCGATCGCGTGTTCTCATCGCCGGCGGTGGTTAACGGCGTGGTCTACGTCGGCGCCCTCGACCACAACGTATACGCGCTCAACGCCGCCACCGGAGCGAAGGTGTGGTCCTACACCACCGGCTACGATGTGGCGTCATCCCCGGCAGTGGCCAACGGGGTCGTCTACATCGGCTCCGAAGACGGCAATATCTACGCGCTCAACGCAACGACTGGAGCGAAGTTGTGGTCCTTCGCGACCCACCTCGGTACAGACTCGTCGCCCGCGTTGGCCAACGGAATGCTCTACGTCGGCTCCGCTGAAGGCAACGTGTACGCCCTCAACGCCGCCAACGGGTCCAAGGTGTGGTCCTTCCCCACTGGCGGCAACGTGGAATCATCACCGGCGGTCGCCAACGGCTTGGTCTACTTCGGCTCCTCCGACGGCAACGTGTACGCGCTCAATGCGGCCACCGGAGCAAAAGTCTGGTCGTTCCCCGCGAGCGACTACGTGAACGCATCGCCGGCGGTGGCCAACGGAGCGGTCTATGCCGGCTCCATCGACGGCAACGTCTACGCCCTCAAGGCCGCTACCGGGGCGAAGTTGTGGTCGTACAACACTGGCAACCTCGTGTTTTCGTCGGCGGCGGTGGCCCATGGCGTCGTTTATGTCGGCTCCGAGAACGGCGTTGTGTACGCGTTCAGGGCGGCCACTGGGACGAAGCTGTGGTCCTACCGGACCGGCGAACGGGTGTTCTCGTCGCCGTCGGTGGCCAACGGGATGGTGTACGTCGGCTCCGCGGACCTCCACGTGTACGCCTTCGGTCTATGA
- a CDS encoding 5'-3' exonuclease H3TH domain-containing protein, with amino-acid sequence MVHLIDGTYELFRHFYGLRRSTDGRDRPFGAVAGVLNTVLHMIGDGATHLGVATDHVIESFRNELWSGYKTGQGIEPALRAQFDPLEGALRAMGIPVWAMVELEADDALASAAAIASNDSRVQKVCIWTPDKDLAQCVRGDRVVQIDRRSKAIRDADGVRAKFGVDPDLIPDYLALVGDAADGYPGIRGIGPKGAAALLTRYGGIERFPPEVLGERRQLALLFKELATLRTDAALFASVSELEWRGPTAQFPAVCELLGAPELSAQVTRLATQ; translated from the coding sequence GTGGTTCATCTGATCGACGGAACCTACGAGCTCTTCCGGCATTTTTACGGACTGCGGCGTTCCACCGATGGTAGGGACCGGCCTTTCGGGGCGGTTGCAGGGGTGCTCAATACGGTGCTGCACATGATCGGCGACGGAGCGACGCACCTAGGTGTTGCCACCGATCACGTCATCGAGTCTTTCCGTAACGAGCTTTGGAGCGGGTACAAAACCGGTCAGGGAATCGAGCCGGCGCTCCGCGCGCAATTCGATCCCCTTGAGGGCGCGTTGCGAGCAATGGGAATCCCAGTCTGGGCGATGGTCGAGCTCGAGGCAGACGATGCGCTGGCTTCCGCGGCCGCTATTGCCTCGAACGATTCTCGCGTGCAGAAAGTCTGCATTTGGACACCGGATAAGGACCTCGCGCAGTGCGTGCGTGGGGATCGCGTAGTGCAAATAGATCGAAGGAGCAAGGCGATCCGGGACGCTGACGGCGTGCGAGCAAAATTTGGGGTGGATCCGGATCTGATACCCGACTATCTCGCGCTCGTCGGTGATGCTGCGGATGGCTATCCCGGTATCCGCGGCATCGGACCGAAAGGCGCGGCCGCTCTCCTGACGCGCTATGGCGGCATCGAACGATTCCCGCCGGAGGTGCTCGGTGAGCGCCGCCAACTCGCCCTCTTATTCAAAGAGCTGGCGACCCTTCGAACCGATGCCGCGCTTTTTGCAAGCGTCAGCGAGTTGGAGTGGCGTGGACCCACCGCTCAATTCCCTGCGGTCTGCGAGCTGCTTGGCGCACCGGAGCTCTCGGCGCAGGTAACACGGCTGGCTACGCAGTAG
- a CDS encoding VOC family protein: protein MPEWKPEGWHSITPRLVARDPAALVRFLKDVFDARGEFTSDMPSQLQIGDSIVMVSGAGLRELTSSFLYLYVEDADATYQRALKAGANSIEEPADMPYGDRRAMIEDPGGNVWQIATRQRPRFSMP, encoded by the coding sequence GTGCCCGAGTGGAAGCCCGAAGGTTGGCATAGCATTACGCCGCGGCTCGTGGCTCGAGATCCTGCAGCGCTCGTGCGGTTTCTGAAGGACGTCTTTGACGCACGCGGAGAGTTCACGAGCGATATGCCCTCCCAGCTGCAAATCGGCGACTCGATCGTTATGGTCAGCGGCGCAGGACTGCGCGAACTGACGTCTAGCTTTCTCTATCTCTATGTCGAAGATGCGGATGCGACGTACCAGCGCGCCCTAAAGGCCGGAGCAAATTCGATCGAGGAACCGGCCGATATGCCGTACGGCGATCGCCGCGCGATGATCGAAGACCCCGGCGGTAACGTCTGGCAAATCGCCACCCGTCAGCGGCCGAGATTTTCGATGCCGTAG
- a CDS encoding DUF642 domain-containing protein translates to MLRIISALSVVAFLAGCVNSSVSSVPGVRLSADAHAAHCPAYRKGSGLLPDGDFQQAIDPGTYYKTFSKGQKLAPHWKVTVLNINFVGTKFWNFDHLCSVDLDGESAVGGIENPSFPTKKGAAYVLSFLLSGNSYCASTTKKMRVSVGNKSVLFKWLDANGHSVQYGIFGKRSLKFNATNSTSTLKFTSLDPPHSGCGPVVGGISVTAA, encoded by the coding sequence ATGTTGCGCATTATATCGGCGCTTTCGGTCGTCGCCTTCCTCGCGGGGTGCGTCAACTCTTCGGTAAGCTCGGTGCCCGGCGTACGACTCTCCGCGGACGCGCATGCCGCGCACTGTCCCGCGTACCGTAAAGGCTCTGGTCTTCTGCCCGACGGGGACTTTCAACAAGCGATCGATCCGGGAACTTACTATAAAACGTTCTCCAAGGGGCAGAAACTTGCGCCTCACTGGAAAGTGACGGTGCTCAACATCAATTTCGTCGGCACGAAATTTTGGAACTTCGATCATCTGTGCAGCGTCGATCTCGACGGAGAGAGCGCCGTGGGCGGCATCGAGAACCCGAGTTTTCCCACGAAAAAGGGTGCGGCATACGTGCTGTCGTTTTTGCTCTCCGGGAATTCCTACTGCGCCTCAACGACCAAGAAGATGAGAGTTTCCGTCGGCAATAAGAGCGTGCTATTCAAGTGGCTTGACGCTAACGGGCACAGCGTTCAGTATGGCATCTTCGGAAAAAGAAGTTTGAAGTTCAACGCCACGAATTCGACGTCGACGCTGAAGTTTACCAGTCTCGACCCGCCGCACAGCGGCTGCGGCCCGGTCGTCGGAGGAATCTCCGTAACGGCGGCCTAG
- a CDS encoding serine hydrolase: MFKPLLSILLVAGVFGMPRAARADDPLARVVNGATFDQFVSQKLREYGVSGAVVAIAGPTGPVFMKGYGVRKTGETALVDQNTRFQIGSVSKFVAATAVGTVVDRGAIDWDRPVQSFKPALALAEPYATKWVTLRDFFAMRSGLPAYGGDILTRFGLSSAELVRRARYLTFDHSFRALYAYSNYGIFLGQESAAHSVGLSPQQLLQQRMLTPLGMARSGPSSATLKQDQNYSFPHNIDGSIMPVENVDAFSGAGAMVSTGTDIEKWMQMLLARGSYDGKQILKPATVDQIFAATMVMGTAGPLRDPNYSAGLGCESYHFLQYRVIEKNGAVNGVRAIVTLIPEKNIGIAVFANKQLTQFPEAVRAEFLERYLGPSGVDLQAKIRKEQAAWNALVDRPKPPADVKPISHRLGAYIGIYASRLYGLLRVSGDGPLLRGAIGPNGYAGHLSHWSGDSFLLWFDDPDVQPGLLTFVFDRDGKVSGIRGSAVSNALTVSYGYFTRS, encoded by the coding sequence GTGTTCAAACCGCTTCTTAGCATTCTGCTGGTAGCCGGCGTGTTTGGTATGCCGCGGGCGGCCCGCGCCGACGATCCGTTGGCGCGAGTGGTCAACGGCGCAACGTTCGATCAGTTCGTTTCGCAGAAGCTGCGTGAATACGGCGTATCGGGGGCGGTCGTCGCAATCGCCGGTCCGACCGGTCCGGTTTTCATGAAAGGCTATGGCGTCCGCAAGACCGGCGAAACTGCTTTGGTTGACCAAAACACGCGCTTTCAGATCGGGTCGGTCAGCAAGTTCGTAGCCGCTACTGCGGTCGGCACCGTCGTCGATCGCGGCGCGATCGATTGGGATCGGCCCGTTCAATCGTTCAAACCCGCGCTTGCTCTAGCGGAGCCCTACGCGACGAAATGGGTAACGCTGCGCGATTTCTTCGCGATGCGCAGCGGCCTGCCCGCATACGGGGGTGACATCCTCACCCGGTTCGGACTGAGCAGCGCCGAGCTCGTACGCCGCGCGCGCTACCTTACGTTCGATCACAGTTTCCGGGCGCTATACGCCTACAGCAACTACGGAATCTTCCTCGGTCAAGAGTCTGCCGCGCATAGCGTCGGCCTTTCGCCGCAGCAGCTCTTGCAACAACGGATGTTAACGCCGCTTGGGATGGCGCGCAGCGGACCGTCCTCGGCCACGCTGAAGCAAGATCAGAATTACAGTTTTCCGCACAACATCGACGGATCCATAATGCCGGTCGAGAATGTCGATGCGTTCAGCGGTGCGGGCGCAATGGTTTCTACCGGTACCGATATCGAGAAATGGATGCAGATGCTGCTCGCTCGCGGGTCCTACGACGGCAAGCAAATCCTCAAGCCGGCAACGGTCGATCAAATTTTCGCGGCCACCATGGTCATGGGAACCGCCGGACCGCTGCGCGATCCGAACTACTCCGCCGGTCTAGGCTGCGAGAGTTACCACTTTCTGCAGTACCGCGTGATCGAAAAGAACGGCGCGGTGAACGGCGTGCGCGCTATCGTGACGTTGATTCCGGAGAAGAACATCGGAATCGCCGTCTTCGCCAATAAACAACTGACGCAGTTCCCGGAGGCCGTAAGAGCTGAGTTCTTGGAGCGCTATCTTGGCCCGTCCGGCGTCGATCTTCAGGCGAAAATTCGCAAAGAACAGGCAGCGTGGAATGCACTCGTCGATCGGCCGAAGCCGCCTGCAGATGTAAAACCGATATCCCATCGATTGGGCGCCTACATCGGAATTTACGCGAGCCGGCTCTACGGGCTGCTGCGCGTGAGCGGCGACGGACCGTTGCTGCGCGGCGCCATAGGTCCGAACGGCTACGCCGGGCATTTGAGCCACTGGTCCGGCGACTCGTTCCTACTGTGGTTTGACGATCCGGACGTGCAGCCCGGTCTCTTGACC
- a CDS encoding glycosyltransferase family 39 protein: MSRGAIWAAWSVAAVVAIVHLAVATEYGAFRNELYFIICGRHPAFGYVDQPPLVPLLAALTQSAGIHLWLLRLPAVLAAVLLVPVTVMLAQLLGASTRGAWLAAIASASATLVTAMTATLSTSTFEPIAFTLIAYFITRALLFAEPRAFWWAGAITGLAFEAKYGAFFWALWLALGLALAGRRTALRSRDFWIGSLLFAVIALPNVFWQAAHGFPFLELVRNDNAGNFTGTPLYFTVDQILAVNMVLAPLWIAAIVAPFASARLARFRFLSIAFVVMAVFILTTHGKSYYLAGAYPTMFALGAAACTRLPRWLVGLWAALIAVNGAFSLPLVLPVLPPDRLKTMMDNMNPRPRPIEAAGIGAPLMQMLSDEFGWQNLARDVEDAYGALPQADRAKAAIFASNYGEAAAIDYYGSGLPPAISGNNNYYLWGPRGYDGSVVLAVNVDPAQWSRICDSARVVATFGTSPYAMRYERDRPIVLCRGMHPSLPQLWPVFKHYGIENLGR; this comes from the coding sequence ATGTCGAGGGGCGCGATCTGGGCGGCGTGGAGTGTCGCGGCCGTCGTGGCAATCGTGCACCTTGCGGTCGCTACCGAATACGGCGCGTTTCGAAACGAGCTCTACTTTATTATCTGCGGCCGGCACCCCGCGTTCGGCTACGTCGATCAACCGCCGCTCGTTCCGCTGCTCGCCGCGCTGACGCAATCCGCCGGGATCCATCTCTGGTTGCTGCGCCTTCCGGCAGTGTTGGCCGCAGTACTCCTCGTCCCGGTCACGGTGATGCTTGCGCAACTGCTTGGGGCGAGCACCCGCGGCGCCTGGCTAGCCGCGATAGCGTCCGCAAGCGCGACGCTCGTGACGGCGATGACCGCGACGCTTTCGACGTCGACCTTCGAGCCGATAGCTTTCACACTGATCGCCTACTTCATCACGCGCGCGCTGCTGTTCGCCGAGCCGCGCGCATTCTGGTGGGCGGGAGCGATCACCGGTCTCGCCTTTGAGGCAAAGTACGGCGCCTTCTTTTGGGCGCTCTGGCTGGCGCTCGGGCTCGCGCTCGCCGGACGGCGAACGGCGCTTCGTTCGCGCGATTTTTGGATCGGTTCCTTACTCTTTGCCGTGATCGCGCTGCCCAACGTGTTCTGGCAAGCCGCGCATGGGTTTCCGTTCCTGGAGCTGGTTCGCAACGACAACGCCGGCAACTTCACCGGAACGCCGCTCTACTTCACAGTCGACCAGATCCTCGCGGTGAACATGGTGCTGGCGCCGCTCTGGATTGCGGCGATCGTCGCGCCGTTTGCATCGGCGCGGCTCGCGCGCTTTCGTTTCTTGTCGATCGCCTTCGTCGTGATGGCGGTCTTCATTTTGACGACACACGGCAAGAGCTACTATCTCGCGGGCGCGTATCCGACGATGTTCGCGCTGGGCGCCGCGGCTTGCACGCGATTGCCGCGTTGGCTCGTCGGTCTCTGGGCGGCGCTCATCGCCGTAAACGGCGCGTTCTCGTTGCCGCTCGTGCTTCCGGTGCTGCCGCCCGACCGCCTCAAAACGATGATGGACAACATGAATCCACGGCCGCGCCCGATCGAGGCCGCAGGCATCGGCGCACCGCTGATGCAGATGCTCTCGGATGAATTCGGCTGGCAGAACCTCGCACGCGACGTCGAGGACGCGTACGGCGCTCTGCCGCAGGCGGATCGCGCAAAGGCCGCGATCTTCGCTTCGAACTACGGCGAAGCGGCGGCGATCGACTATTACGGCAGCGGCCTTCCGCCGGCTATCAGCGGCAACAACAATTACTATCTCTGGGGACCGCGCGGTTATGACGGCTCGGTTGTGCTCGCGGTGAATGTCGATCCCGCGCAGTGGTCGAGGATCTGCGATTCGGCTCGTGTCGTCGCTACATTCGGCACGTCGCCCTATGCGATGCGGTACGAGCGCGATCGGCCCATCGTCTTATGCCGCGGCATGCATCCCTCGCTGCCGCAACTCTGGCCGGTCTTCAAACACTACGGCATCGAAAATCTCGGCCGCTGA
- a CDS encoding VOC family protein has translation MPNPFVHVELATNDLGKAREFYRNLFDWKLEDMPMDDGDTYTMVEVGENEYGVGGGMMKAPMPGMPSNWMAYLSVDDIKAATEKAQSLGATLIRGITPVPGMGSFSIISDPTGAVLGLWKSESQ, from the coding sequence ATGCCCAATCCGTTCGTCCACGTAGAGTTGGCCACCAACGATCTCGGCAAGGCCCGGGAGTTCTACCGGAATCTGTTCGATTGGAAGCTCGAGGATATGCCGATGGATGACGGCGATACCTACACGATGGTCGAAGTCGGCGAGAACGAATATGGTGTTGGCGGCGGGATGATGAAGGCGCCGATGCCGGGAATGCCGTCGAACTGGATGGCGTACCTCTCGGTCGACGACATCAAAGCGGCCACGGAAAAAGCACAATCGCTCGGGGCTACGCTGATCAGAGGCATCACGCCCGTACCCGGGATGGGATCTTTCAGCATCATCAGCGATCCGACGGGCGCGGTCCTCGGCCTATGGAAATCCGAGTCGCAATAG